The nucleotide window CCTACCTATGAGGTTCTTTGGAAACAACCCAACGCCAACACGGTAGAAATAACACTGAACCAAACCCAAAGCCATGTATCGGTTTCGTTTTTTGAAGCTCCTGTACCAATCCGTTTGGTTGGCAGTGGAGGGGAGGTGATGGATGTGGTATTGGATCATACTTCCAATGGACAGATTTTTAATGAGACGGTTAATTTTGATGTGAGTTCCGTACTATTCGACCCAGAATTCGATTTAATTTCCCGTAACAATAGTGTTACTTTAGGTATGGAGGACCATATTACGGAACAGCTTTCTATCAGTATATATCCCAACCCAACGACGGGCAAGTTTCATATTTCAAAACCCGACCAATTTATTATCGATGAAATTAGGTTGCTATCACCTTTGGGGCAAGAAGTTCTAAAAATGCCTTATGCTAAAGAGATAGACGTTTCCCATCTTGCTGATGGACTGTTCTTTATAGAGCTGAAATCGGAACGGGCTACAATTACTAAAAGCCTGTTAAAAAACTAAATGCATATTCAACATAAGTTTTCATAATTGGGTTAAAAGATTACTTTTGTGCCGCTAGACGTATTATATAAATGATCGATGGAGTTTGTAATTAAAATTTCCCAATTTCTACTTAGTTTATCCTTACTCATTATACTGCATGAACTAGGACATTTTTTGCCCGCAAAATGGTTTAAAACCAGGGTGGAAAAATTCTACCTGTTTTTCGATGTCAAATATTCCCTATTTAAGAAAAAGATTGGCGAAACCGTTTATGGTATTGGTTGGTTGCCCTTAGGAGGTTATGTAAAGATCTCCGGGATGATAGACGAAAGTATGGACAAGGAACAAATGGCACAGCCACCACAGCCTTGGGAATTTCGTTCTAAGCCAGCTTGGCAGCGTTTGATTATAATGTTAGGTGGGGTAACCGTCAACTTTATCTTGGCTATTGTTATCTATATCGGGATGAGCTATTACTACGGTGACCTTATGTTGCCAATCGATAACATCCAAGATGGGATACTTATCGAAAACAATGTCGCCAAGGAAGCCGGTCTTGAAACAGGGGATAAGATTGTGGCCGTGGATGGTAAAAAGATTGAATACTTTTCGCAACTACCAGAAAATGTGTTGTTCGGTAACACCATTACGGTAGAACGTGACGGTCAAACCAAAGACGTACATCTACCTGAAGACTTTTTGGCACAGATGATCGACTCTAAAGAACCTTTCTTTATCGATTTGCGTATGCCATTTATCGTGGCTCAAATACCGGATTCGTCCCATAACAAACAAAGTGGTTTAAAAGAAGGGGATGTCATTGTCGCATTAAATGACACTCCAACCAAATATACAGATCAGGTGGTGCCTGCGCTTGAAAAATATAAGGGTCAAGAAGTAGATGCAACTGTATTAAGGGATAAGCAAAATATCACCATTCCTTTAGAGGTAAATTCTGACGCCAAATTAGGGTTGGCCTATGCTACTGGGGCAACGCCGAAAACCTTGGAAGAATTGGGTTATTATACTTATGTAACCAAAAAGTATAATCTGTTTGAATCAATCCCTGTTGGCTTAACCAAGGCAAAGGACAAGCTACTGTCTTATTTTAAGCAGGTAAAAGCAATTTTTACACCTAGTACAGGGGCCTATAAGGGTGTAGGTGGTTTTAAGGCGATTTATGATATTTTTCCTGCCTTTTGGAGTTGGGAAGTTTTCTGGAGTATCACAGCCTTTTTATCCATTATGTTAGGGGTATTAAACCTGTTGCCGATACCGGCATTAGATGGTGGACATGTGATGTTTTTACTATATGAAATGGTCTCTGGGCAGAAGCCTAGCGAAAAGTTTTTGGAAAAGGCACAGATAGTAGGATTCATTATTTTAATCGCTTTGGTGCTGTTTGCCAATGGCAATGATATTTTTAGGGCCTTTTCAGACTAAATTTTTTGAATGTTTTATATTTGTATAAAATAAAATTTACCCTATATTTGCGCTCGCAAAAGCGAAAACACTCCTCCTTAGCTCAGTTGGTTAGAGCATTTGACTGTT belongs to Aegicerativicinus sediminis and includes:
- the rseP gene encoding RIP metalloprotease RseP gives rise to the protein MEFVIKISQFLLSLSLLIILHELGHFLPAKWFKTRVEKFYLFFDVKYSLFKKKIGETVYGIGWLPLGGYVKISGMIDESMDKEQMAQPPQPWEFRSKPAWQRLIIMLGGVTVNFILAIVIYIGMSYYYGDLMLPIDNIQDGILIENNVAKEAGLETGDKIVAVDGKKIEYFSQLPENVLFGNTITVERDGQTKDVHLPEDFLAQMIDSKEPFFIDLRMPFIVAQIPDSSHNKQSGLKEGDVIVALNDTPTKYTDQVVPALEKYKGQEVDATVLRDKQNITIPLEVNSDAKLGLAYATGATPKTLEELGYYTYVTKKYNLFESIPVGLTKAKDKLLSYFKQVKAIFTPSTGAYKGVGGFKAIYDIFPAFWSWEVFWSITAFLSIMLGVLNLLPIPALDGGHVMFLLYEMVSGQKPSEKFLEKAQIVGFIILIALVLFANGNDIFRAFSD